From a region of the Bradyrhizobium diazoefficiens genome:
- a CDS encoding peptidylprolyl isomerase, protein MTTSFPVTTGQRFRHASALAGSLALALCLAFAGPLRAADDPVLAKVNGAEIKKSDVTMAEEELGPSLAQMDPATKNENVLSFLIDMKIVSKAAEDKKVADSEEFKKRLAFARNRLLMDSLLAGEGKAATTPDAMKKVYEEASKQITGEQEVRARHILVETEDEAKAVKAELDKGADFAELAKKKSKDPGSADGGDLGFFTKEQMVPEFSKVAFALEPGKISDPVKSQFGWHIIKVEEKRNRKAPDFEQVKPQIEQYVTRKAQAEYVAKLRAEAKVERLDQPAADASKDAKSDTKPADAAKPSDSKMAPPAKK, encoded by the coding sequence ATGACCACCTCGTTCCCGGTAACCACCGGCCAGCGTTTCCGCCATGCGTCCGCCCTGGCTGGCAGCCTTGCCCTGGCGCTGTGCCTGGCGTTCGCCGGCCCGCTCCGGGCCGCCGACGATCCGGTGCTGGCGAAGGTCAATGGCGCGGAAATCAAGAAGAGCGACGTCACCATGGCCGAGGAGGAGCTCGGACCGAGCCTCGCCCAGATGGACCCGGCGACCAAGAACGAGAACGTCCTGTCGTTCCTGATCGACATGAAAATCGTGTCCAAGGCCGCCGAGGACAAGAAGGTCGCCGACAGCGAGGAGTTCAAGAAGCGCCTGGCGTTCGCCCGCAACCGGCTTCTGATGGACAGCCTGCTCGCGGGCGAGGGCAAGGCCGCCACCACCCCCGACGCCATGAAGAAGGTCTATGAAGAGGCCTCCAAGCAGATCACCGGCGAGCAGGAGGTGCGCGCCCGTCACATCCTGGTCGAGACCGAGGACGAGGCCAAGGCGGTGAAGGCGGAGCTCGACAAGGGCGCCGATTTCGCCGAGCTGGCCAAGAAGAAGTCCAAGGATCCGGGCTCGGCCGATGGCGGCGACCTCGGCTTCTTCACCAAGGAGCAGATGGTGCCGGAATTCTCGAAGGTCGCCTTCGCGCTCGAGCCCGGCAAGATCTCCGACCCCGTAAAGTCGCAGTTCGGCTGGCACATCATCAAGGTCGAGGAAAAGCGCAACCGCAAGGCGCCGGACTTCGAGCAGGTCAAGCCCCAGATCGAGCAGTACGTGACCCGCAAGGCCCAGGCCGAGTATGTCGCCAAGCTGCGCGCGGAGGCCAAGGTCGAGCGGCTGGACCAGCCGGCGGCGGATGCGTCGAAGGACGCCAAGTCCGATACCAAGCCGGCGGACGCCGCCAAGCCGTCCGACAGCAAGATGGCGCCGCCTGCAAAGAAGTAA
- a CDS encoding ComF family protein — translation MDAAPIHSFCAPLRAAWAAGRHVLSRSARLALDVALPTLCVSCREPVDGEGVCAACWARLSFIERPYCPRLGIPFVYDPGPDMLSMEAIASPPAYMRARAAVRYDDVARTLVHALKYQDRTDLAPPMGRWMARAGGELLAGADMLVPVPLHWRRAWRRRYNQSGALAQIIARQSGVKARPEVLRRVRATEQQIGLSRAQRATNVQGAFEVSPDRQAEVQGRRVVLIDDVLTSGATLDACARVLLRAKAAQVDVLVFARVVETR, via the coding sequence ATGGACGCCGCTCCCATCCATTCTTTCTGCGCACCGCTGCGTGCCGCGTGGGCGGCCGGCCGCCACGTGCTGTCGCGCTCCGCGCGGCTCGCGCTCGACGTAGCGCTGCCGACGCTGTGCGTGTCCTGCCGCGAGCCGGTCGATGGCGAGGGCGTTTGCGCGGCGTGCTGGGCGCGGCTGTCGTTCATCGAGCGGCCGTACTGCCCGCGGCTCGGCATTCCCTTCGTCTATGACCCCGGCCCCGACATGCTGTCGATGGAGGCGATCGCGAGCCCGCCGGCCTACATGCGGGCCCGCGCGGCCGTGCGCTATGACGACGTCGCGCGCACGCTCGTGCATGCGCTGAAATACCAGGACCGCACCGATCTGGCGCCCCCCATGGGCCGCTGGATGGCGCGCGCGGGCGGTGAGTTGCTGGCCGGCGCCGACATGCTGGTGCCGGTGCCCCTGCATTGGCGGCGGGCCTGGCGGCGCCGCTACAACCAATCCGGGGCGCTGGCGCAGATCATCGCGCGACAGAGCGGGGTCAAGGCGAGGCCTGAAGTGCTGCGCCGGGTGCGCGCCACCGAGCAGCAGATCGGCCTGTCGCGGGCCCAGCGGGCCACCAACGTGCAGGGCGCGTTCGAGGTATCCCCCGACCGTCAGGCTGAGGTCCAGGGCCGCCGCGTCGTCCTGATCGACGACGTCCTGACGTCGGGAGCGACGCTGGATGCGTGCGCGCGGGTCTTGCTCCGCGCCAAGGCGGCCCAGGTCGACGTGCTGGTCTTTGCCCGGGTTGTGGAGACCCGGTAA
- a CDS encoding methyltransferase domain-containing protein: MAQPPQTPPALFDRALLHARQQRAHARGAVTFLLDRVAEDMSDRLAAVMRQFHAPADLWTSGEGLAGLRAMLPAIAHIALDPTGAERLPFAPESLDLVVSALALQFVNDLPGVLAQIRRALKPDGLLLAAMIGGDSLTELRQAFAAAEAECEGGVSPRVAPFADLRDVGALLQRAGFALPVTDVDRVVVRYANAFALMQDLRRMGAANMLVERRRMPSRRATMLRMAEIYAERFADADGRIRATFDIIWLSGWAPHASQQPPLKPGSAKASLAEAVKKAGKE, from the coding sequence ATGGCCCAGCCTCCGCAAACCCCGCCTGCCTTGTTCGATCGTGCGTTGCTGCATGCGCGGCAGCAGCGTGCGCATGCACGGGGCGCGGTGACCTTTTTGCTTGATCGGGTCGCCGAGGACATGTCTGACCGGCTGGCTGCGGTGATGCGGCAGTTTCACGCGCCGGCCGATCTCTGGACATCAGGTGAAGGGCTCGCAGGACTGCGCGCGATGCTTCCCGCCATCGCTCATATCGCGCTCGATCCGACGGGTGCGGAAAGGCTGCCTTTCGCGCCCGAAAGTCTCGATCTCGTCGTTTCCGCCCTGGCGCTGCAATTCGTCAATGACCTGCCGGGCGTGCTCGCGCAAATCCGCCGCGCGCTGAAGCCGGATGGGCTGCTATTGGCCGCCATGATCGGCGGCGACAGCCTGACCGAGCTGCGGCAGGCCTTCGCCGCGGCGGAAGCCGAATGCGAGGGCGGCGTGTCGCCGCGCGTGGCGCCATTCGCTGACCTGCGTGACGTCGGCGCCTTGTTGCAGCGCGCGGGCTTTGCGTTGCCCGTGACCGATGTCGATCGCGTCGTGGTGCGTTACGCCAATGCGTTCGCGCTGATGCAGGATCTCCGCCGCATGGGCGCGGCCAATATGCTGGTCGAGCGGCGGCGGATGCCGTCACGGCGCGCGACGATGCTGCGGATGGCGGAAATCTATGCCGAGCGCTTCGCCGATGCCGACGGCCGCATCCGCGCCACGTTCGACATCATCTGGCTCTCCGGCTGGGCCCCGCATGCGAGCCAGCAGCCGCCGCTGAAGCCGGGGTCGGCCAAAGCGAGCCTGGCGGAAGCGGTGAAGAAGGCGGGGAAGGAGTGA
- a CDS encoding carbon-nitrogen hydrolase family protein, with the protein MSEDRTFTAAMVQMRTGLMPEPSLAQATRLIRQAAADGADYVQTPEVSNMMQLNRKALFEHLQSEEDDTSLKAYRALAAELNIHIHVGSLALRFSPEKAVNRSFLIGPEGNVLASYDKIHMFDIELPDGESYRESANYQPGETAVISDLPWGRVGLTICYDVRFPALYRALAESGAYFITVPSAFTRKTGEAHWHVLLRARAIETGCFIFAAAQAGLHENKRETYGHSLIIDPWGEILAEGGVEPGIVMARIDPAKVETARRAIPSLQHGRRFGVSDPKAGPDHLHLVRGSA; encoded by the coding sequence ATGAGTGAGGACCGCACGTTCACGGCCGCGATGGTGCAGATGCGCACCGGCCTGATGCCGGAGCCCAGCCTCGCGCAGGCAACGAGGCTGATCCGGCAGGCTGCGGCTGATGGCGCCGACTACGTGCAGACGCCCGAGGTCAGCAACATGATGCAGCTGAACCGCAAGGCGCTGTTCGAGCATCTCCAGAGCGAAGAGGACGACACCTCGCTGAAGGCCTACCGGGCGCTCGCAGCGGAACTGAACATCCACATCCATGTCGGCTCGCTGGCGCTGCGCTTTTCGCCGGAGAAGGCCGTCAACCGCTCCTTTCTGATCGGGCCCGAGGGCAATGTGCTCGCGAGCTACGACAAGATCCACATGTTCGACATCGAGCTGCCGGACGGCGAGAGCTATCGCGAATCCGCCAATTACCAGCCTGGCGAGACCGCGGTGATCTCCGACCTGCCCTGGGGCCGGGTCGGGCTGACCATCTGCTACGATGTGCGCTTCCCGGCGCTCTACCGCGCGCTTGCCGAAAGCGGCGCGTATTTCATCACCGTCCCCTCGGCCTTCACTCGCAAGACCGGCGAAGCACATTGGCACGTGCTGCTGCGCGCGCGCGCAATCGAGACCGGCTGCTTCATCTTCGCCGCGGCGCAAGCCGGCTTGCACGAGAACAAGCGGGAGACCTACGGCCATTCGCTGATCATCGATCCCTGGGGCGAGATCCTCGCCGAGGGCGGCGTTGAACCCGGCATCGTCATGGCCAGGATCGATCCGGCCAAGGTCGAGACCGCGCGCCGCGCGATCCCCTCGCTCCAGCACGGCCGCCGCTTCGGCGTCTCCGATCCCAAGGCGGGGCCGGATCATTTGCACCTCGTGCGGGGATCGGCATGA
- a CDS encoding EamA family transporter, which yields MLTVASLWIPFTIVAALGQVARNAMQRSLTKPLGTWGATNIRFVFGFPFSLLFLALVLVVSGDHLGMPPSAFWPWLLLGALSQIVATGLMLLAMNDRSFVVTTAYLKTEAIQTAIFGFVFLGDHLTWLKVLAIMIATVGVVVTALRPGGEKSFAELRPTITGLVAAAAFALSAVGFRGAIITVPEVSFVTAASVTLVLGLFVQTLVLTIYLLWRAPKVLQAILGMWKPSMLAGFMGAFASQFWFLAFALTAAANVRTLALIEVLFAQGVAYYSFKQPIAPREIFGIVLIVIGVAVLVGV from the coding sequence ATGCTCACCGTCGCCAGCCTCTGGATTCCCTTCACAATCGTCGCCGCGCTCGGGCAGGTCGCGCGCAATGCGATGCAGCGGTCGTTGACGAAGCCGCTGGGGACCTGGGGCGCGACCAATATCCGCTTCGTGTTCGGCTTCCCGTTCTCGCTGCTGTTCTTGGCATTGGTGCTGGTCGTCTCCGGCGATCATCTCGGCATGCCGCCGTCCGCGTTCTGGCCGTGGCTGTTGCTGGGGGCGCTCAGCCAGATCGTCGCCACGGGCCTGATGCTGCTCGCCATGAACGACCGCTCCTTCGTCGTGACGACGGCGTACCTGAAGACCGAGGCGATCCAGACCGCGATCTTCGGCTTCGTCTTCCTTGGCGATCATCTGACATGGCTGAAGGTGCTGGCGATCATGATCGCGACCGTCGGCGTGGTCGTCACGGCGCTTCGGCCCGGCGGCGAGAAGAGTTTTGCGGAATTGAGGCCGACCATCACGGGGCTCGTCGCCGCGGCGGCCTTCGCGCTCTCCGCGGTCGGTTTTCGCGGCGCCATCATCACGGTGCCCGAGGTGTCTTTCGTGACGGCGGCGTCGGTCACGCTGGTGCTCGGCCTGTTCGTGCAGACGCTGGTGCTGACGATCTATCTGCTCTGGCGCGCACCAAAGGTGCTGCAGGCGATCCTCGGCATGTGGAAGCCGTCGATGCTCGCGGGCTTCATGGGCGCCTTCGCCTCGCAATTCTGGTTCCTGGCCTTCGCGCTGACGGCCGCCGCCAATGTGCGCACGCTCGCCCTGATCGAGGTGCTGTTCGCGCAAGGCGTGGCATATTACTCGTTCAAGCAGCCGATCGCGCCCCGCGAGATCTTCGGCATCGTGCTGATCGTGATCGGCGTGGCGGTACTGGTGGGAGTCTAG
- a CDS encoding (deoxy)nucleoside triphosphate pyrophosphohydrolase — translation MADLKLTLVVACALIDADKRVLIAQRPEGKALAGLWEFPGGKCESGERPEQSLIRELHEELGIAVAEPCLAPLTFASYGYESFHLLMPLYVCRRWEGQVAPREGQALAWVRANKLRDYPMPPADIPLIPHLIDLLM, via the coding sequence ATGGCCGATCTCAAACTGACATTGGTGGTGGCTTGCGCGCTGATCGATGCCGACAAACGCGTCCTGATCGCGCAGCGCCCCGAGGGCAAGGCGCTGGCCGGCCTCTGGGAATTTCCCGGCGGCAAGTGTGAGTCCGGCGAGCGGCCGGAGCAGAGCCTGATCCGTGAGCTCCACGAGGAGCTCGGCATCGCCGTCGCCGAGCCCTGCCTCGCGCCGCTGACCTTCGCGAGCTACGGTTACGAGAGCTTCCACCTGCTGATGCCGCTCTATGTCTGCCGGCGCTGGGAAGGACAGGTGGCGCCGCGTGAAGGCCAGGCCCTGGCCTGGGTCCGCGCCAACAAGCTGCGCGATTACCCGATGCCACCCGCGGACATTCCGCTGATTCCGCATCTGATCGATCTGCTGATGTGA
- a CDS encoding PH domain-containing protein translates to MARYIDEILQPGERVLYSTNAHWIFYFPAILAWIVALALLILSRQTTADGLVMLCLVASALVALAALYWTVKGWFHRFTTETDVTNLRVVHKTGFIKRRTFEMALDKVESVDVDQTIPGRILNYGDVTIRGVGEGIETIKTIASPLAFRSSITTR, encoded by the coding sequence ATGGCGCGCTATATTGACGAAATCCTGCAGCCGGGCGAGCGGGTGCTGTATTCGACCAATGCGCACTGGATCTTCTATTTTCCGGCGATCTTGGCCTGGATCGTGGCGCTGGCCCTGCTGATCCTGTCGCGGCAGACCACGGCCGACGGGCTCGTGATGCTGTGTCTCGTCGCCTCGGCGCTGGTGGCCCTCGCCGCCTTGTACTGGACCGTGAAGGGCTGGTTCCATCGCTTCACCACCGAGACCGACGTCACCAATCTCAGGGTCGTGCACAAGACCGGGTTCATCAAGCGCCGCACCTTCGAGATGGCGCTGGACAAGGTCGAGAGCGTCGACGTCGATCAGACCATTCCTGGACGTATTCTCAACTACGGCGACGTGACGATTCGCGGCGTCGGCGAAGGGATCGAGACGATCAAGACCATCGCCTCGCCGCTCGCCTTCCGTAGTTCGATCACCACGCGGTAG
- a CDS encoding GIY-YIG nuclease family protein encodes MYYLYILASRRHGTLYIGITNSLQKRLEEHRAGKGSEFVKRYGVHRLVYTEAFERADETIAREKQLKRWKRDWKIELIERDNPEWRDLSDLLV; translated from the coding sequence ATGTACTACCTCTACATCCTTGCCAGCCGCCGCCACGGAACGTTGTACATCGGTATCACCAACTCGCTTCAGAAGCGCCTGGAAGAGCATCGCGCCGGCAAGGGCTCGGAATTCGTCAAACGCTATGGCGTGCATCGCCTCGTCTACACCGAGGCCTTCGAACGGGCGGACGAGACGATTGCTCGCGAAAAGCAGCTCAAGCGCTGGAAGCGCGATTGGAAGATCGAGCTGATCGAGCGCGATAATCCGGAATGGCGTGACCTCAGCGATCTCCTGGTTTGA
- a CDS encoding DUF1178 family protein: MIRYALRCDRDHDFESWFQSSAAYDSQVRRKLVSCPICGSAKVGKAIMAPRIVGKKGRGPATPPPEAATAPEAAPSGPTSLMMAQEKELRAKLKELRDHIVKNADNVGERFANEARAMHYGDKEHRPIYGEASPEEAKSLIDEGIEVSPLPTLPEDRN; encoded by the coding sequence ATGATCCGCTACGCGCTTCGCTGCGACCGGGACCACGACTTCGAAAGCTGGTTCCAGAGCTCGGCGGCCTATGATTCGCAGGTCAGGCGCAAGCTCGTGAGCTGCCCGATCTGCGGATCCGCCAAGGTCGGCAAGGCGATCATGGCCCCGCGCATCGTCGGCAAGAAGGGCCGCGGGCCCGCGACCCCGCCGCCGGAAGCTGCGACCGCGCCCGAAGCCGCGCCGTCAGGTCCGACCTCGCTGATGATGGCGCAGGAGAAGGAGCTGCGCGCGAAGCTGAAGGAATTGCGCGATCACATCGTGAAGAACGCCGACAATGTCGGCGAGCGCTTCGCCAATGAAGCCCGCGCGATGCATTACGGTGACAAGGAGCACCGTCCGATCTACGGCGAGGCCTCGCCCGAAGAAGCGAAGTCGCTGATCGACGAGGGCATCGAGGTCTCCCCGCTGCCGACGCTGCCGGAAGACCGGAACTAG
- the ubiG gene encoding bifunctional 2-polyprenyl-6-hydroxyphenol methylase/3-demethylubiquinol 3-O-methyltransferase UbiG: protein MNMQQNTSATASPPQGSTVDPAEIAKFSRLSAEWWDPKGKMAPLHRINPLRLGYIRDAACRKFERNVRSLNCLGSLRVLDIGCGAGLLCEPLSRLGAQVTGIDPSASNIAAAKLHADKGHLAIDYRCTTVEAIDPRERFDIVLAMEVIEHVVDVGVFLKRCAAMLKPNGLMVVSTLNRNWKSFALAIVGAEYVMRWLPRGTHEWNKFVTPDELTKYLLDNRLVITEQTGVVYSPFADKWTLSSDMDVNYMVVAEGMV from the coding sequence ATGAACATGCAGCAAAATACTTCCGCAACCGCAAGCCCGCCGCAGGGTTCGACCGTCGATCCCGCCGAAATCGCCAAATTCTCAAGACTCTCGGCGGAGTGGTGGGACCCCAAGGGCAAGATGGCCCCGCTGCACCGGATCAATCCCCTGCGGCTCGGCTATATCCGCGACGCGGCCTGCCGCAAGTTCGAGCGCAATGTGCGCAGCCTCAACTGCCTCGGGTCCTTGCGCGTGCTCGACATCGGCTGCGGCGCTGGCCTGCTATGCGAGCCGCTGTCGCGCCTCGGGGCGCAGGTCACCGGCATCGATCCCTCAGCGAGCAACATCGCCGCGGCGAAGCTGCATGCCGACAAGGGCCATCTTGCGATCGATTACCGCTGCACCACGGTGGAGGCGATCGACCCGCGCGAGCGCTTCGACATCGTACTGGCGATGGAGGTGATCGAGCACGTCGTCGATGTCGGCGTCTTCCTGAAGCGCTGCGCCGCGATGCTGAAGCCGAACGGCCTCATGGTGGTCTCGACGCTGAACCGCAACTGGAAGAGCTTTGCGCTCGCCATCGTCGGCGCCGAATACGTCATGCGCTGGCTGCCGCGCGGCACCCACGAATGGAACAAGTTCGTCACCCCCGATGAACTCACGAAATACCTGCTCGACAACCGCCTCGTCATCACCGAGCAGACCGGCGTGGTCTACAGCCCCTTCGCCGACAAATGGACCCTCTCGTCGGATATGGACGTGAACTACATGGTGGTGGCGGAAGGGATGGTGTGA
- a CDS encoding aspartate kinase, with amino-acid sequence MSRLVMKFGGTSVANIERIRNVARHVKREVDAGHEVAVVVSAMSGKTNELVAWCTEASPMHDAREYDAVVASGEQVTSGLLAIVLQGMGIQARSWQGWQIPIKTSDAHASARIEDIDGSEIIRRFRERKEVAVIAGFQGINPETGRITTLGRGGSDTSAVAVAAAVKADRCDIYTDVDGVYTTDPRIVPKAKRLDKIAFEDMLELASQGAKVLQVRSVELGMVHNMPIFVRSSFDKPEDIDPHANQPPGTLICSEEEIMESHVVTGIAFSKDEAQISVRQIEDKPGVAASIFGPLADANINVDMIVQNVSEDGKTTDLTFTVPAADYTRAKDTITAAKGNIGYARLDTATDVAKISVIGSGMRSHAGVAAQAFSALARRNINIRAITTSEIKFSVLIDAAYTELAVRTLHTLYGLDQA; translated from the coding sequence ATGAGCCGCCTCGTGATGAAATTCGGCGGCACATCCGTCGCCAACATCGAACGTATCCGCAACGTCGCCCGTCATGTGAAGCGTGAGGTCGACGCCGGCCACGAAGTGGCCGTGGTCGTCTCGGCGATGTCCGGCAAGACCAACGAGCTGGTGGCCTGGTGCACCGAGGCTTCGCCGATGCACGATGCGCGCGAATACGACGCCGTCGTCGCCTCGGGCGAGCAGGTCACGTCCGGCCTGCTTGCGATCGTGCTTCAGGGCATGGGTATCCAGGCCCGTTCCTGGCAGGGCTGGCAGATCCCGATCAAGACCAGCGACGCCCATGCCTCGGCCCGGATCGAGGACATCGACGGCAGCGAGATCATCAGGCGTTTCAGGGAGCGCAAGGAGGTCGCGGTTATCGCCGGGTTCCAGGGCATCAACCCCGAGACGGGTCGCATCACCACGCTCGGCCGCGGCGGCTCCGACACCTCGGCCGTGGCGGTCGCCGCAGCCGTCAAGGCGGACCGCTGCGACATCTACACCGACGTCGACGGCGTCTACACCACCGACCCGCGAATCGTGCCGAAGGCCAAGAGGCTCGACAAGATCGCGTTCGAGGACATGCTGGAACTGGCTTCCCAGGGCGCCAAAGTGCTCCAGGTCCGCTCGGTGGAACTCGGCATGGTCCACAACATGCCGATCTTCGTCCGCTCGAGCTTCGACAAGCCCGAGGATATCGACCCGCATGCCAACCAGCCGCCCGGCACGCTGATCTGCAGCGAGGAGGAGATCATGGAAAGCCACGTCGTCACCGGTATCGCCTTCTCCAAGGACGAGGCCCAGATCTCGGTGCGCCAGATCGAGGACAAGCCGGGCGTTGCGGCTTCGATCTTCGGCCCGCTGGCGGATGCCAACATCAACGTCGACATGATCGTGCAGAACGTCTCCGAGGACGGCAAGACCACCGATCTCACCTTCACGGTGCCGGCGGCCGACTACACCCGCGCCAAGGACACGATTACCGCCGCCAAGGGCAACATCGGTTATGCGCGGCTTGATACCGCCACCGACGTCGCCAAGATCTCGGTGATCGGCAGCGGCATGCGCAGCCATGCCGGCGTCGCTGCCCAGGCGTTCTCGGCCCTCGCGAGGCGGAATATCAACATCCGGGCCATTACAACCTCCGAGATCAAATTCTCGGTTTTAATCGACGCCGCCTATACCGAGCTTGCGGTGCGCACGCTGCACACGCTCTACGGTCTTGATCAAGCCTAA
- the grxC gene encoding glutaredoxin 3, which yields MTAAVEIYTRPGCGYCSAARSLLTRKKATFTEFDIAKNPSWRREMYDRAGEGSTFPQIWIGGTHVGGCDELYALDRQGKLDGMLESVKATS from the coding sequence ATGACTGCTGCTGTCGAGATCTACACCAGGCCGGGCTGCGGCTATTGTTCCGCCGCGAGATCCCTGCTGACCCGCAAGAAGGCGACCTTCACCGAATTTGATATCGCCAAGAACCCGTCCTGGCGTCGGGAAATGTACGACCGCGCCGGCGAGGGCTCGACCTTCCCGCAGATCTGGATCGGCGGAACCCATGTCGGCGGTTGCGACGAGCTCTATGCGCTCGACCGCCAGGGCAAGCTTGACGGCATGCTCGAAAGCGTGAAGGCCACATCATGA
- the argJ gene encoding bifunctional glutamate N-acetyltransferase/amino-acid acetyltransferase ArgJ: MSSTVSPLAPKHVPDMPVIGGVRLATAEAGIRYKNRTDVLLAVMDKGTAIAGVFTKSKCPSAPVEWCRAKLKGGEARALVVNSGNANAFTGKTGRASTALTAKIAAKAVGCSEGEVFLASTGVIGEPLDATKFDGVLGRLAEAAEPGDYLGAAKAIMTTDTFPKVATATVKLGKAKVTINGMAKGAGMIAPDMATMLSFVFTDAPIAPAALQALLKSGVEDTFNAVTIDGDTSTSDTLLAFATGAATEYGAPRISRASDPRLKAFVKAFNQVLANLAEQVARDGEGARKLVEITVEGARTKVSARKIAMSIANSPLVKTAIAGEDANWGRVVMAVGKAGEPADRDKLSISFNGIRVAKSGARDPSYDEAQVSEAMKAPEIAIKVSLGLGKGRDRVMTCDLTKEYVAINGDYRS, encoded by the coding sequence ATGTCCTCAACCGTCTCCCCGCTCGCCCCGAAACACGTCCCCGACATGCCCGTGATCGGGGGCGTCCGTCTTGCGACGGCCGAAGCCGGCATCCGCTACAAGAACCGCACCGACGTGCTGCTGGCGGTGATGGACAAGGGCACCGCGATCGCCGGCGTCTTCACCAAATCGAAATGCCCGTCCGCACCGGTGGAATGGTGCCGCGCCAAGCTGAAGGGCGGCGAGGCGCGTGCGCTGGTGGTCAATTCCGGCAACGCCAATGCCTTCACCGGCAAGACCGGCCGCGCCTCCACCGCGCTGACCGCGAAGATCGCGGCCAAGGCGGTCGGATGCAGCGAGGGCGAAGTCTTCCTGGCCTCGACCGGCGTGATCGGCGAGCCGCTGGACGCGACCAAGTTCGACGGCGTGCTGGGCCGTCTCGCCGAGGCCGCCGAGCCCGGCGACTACCTCGGCGCGGCCAAGGCGATCATGACCACCGACACCTTCCCGAAGGTCGCGACCGCGACCGTCAAGCTCGGCAAGGCCAAGGTCACCATCAACGGCATGGCCAAGGGCGCCGGCATGATCGCTCCCGACATGGCGACGATGCTGTCCTTCGTCTTCACCGACGCGCCGATCGCGCCCGCGGCCTTGCAGGCGCTGCTCAAGAGCGGCGTCGAGGACACCTTTAACGCGGTGACGATCGACGGCGATACCTCGACCTCGGACACGCTGCTGGCCTTCGCCACGGGCGCTGCCACTGAATACGGCGCACCAAGGATCAGCCGCGCCAGCGATCCGCGCCTGAAGGCCTTCGTCAAGGCGTTCAACCAGGTGCTCGCCAATCTCGCCGAGCAGGTGGCGCGCGACGGCGAAGGCGCCCGCAAGCTGGTCGAGATCACGGTCGAGGGCGCCAGGACCAAGGTGTCGGCGCGCAAGATCGCAATGTCGATCGCCAACTCGCCGCTGGTCAAGACCGCGATCGCCGGCGAGGACGCCAACTGGGGCCGCGTGGTGATGGCGGTCGGCAAGGCCGGCGAGCCGGCCGATCGCGACAAGCTCTCGATCTCCTTCAACGGCATCCGCGTCGCCAAGAGCGGCGCGCGCGATCCGTCTTATGACGAAGCGCAGGTGTCGGAGGCGATGAAGGCGCCGGAGATCGCGATCAAGGTCTCGCTCGGCCTCGGCAAGGGCCGCGACCGCGTCATGACCTGCGACCTCACCAAAGAGTATGTCGCGATCAACGGCGATTACAGGTCTTAG